One part of the Armatimonadota bacterium genome encodes these proteins:
- a CDS encoding DUF1800 domain-containing protein, translating to MSNLTDRQKIGHLLRRFGFGASTWEMAEYEPLGVQGTIDRLLNWEDESIGDPLQFAYRDKEDAEPGGYRFRLWWLVQMVATKHPLREKLALFWHDHFAVNEEDVQHGLAMLDYLERIRRNPAGKFGGILDTMAKSPAVMRQLNVEMISRAIPNENFARELLELYTLGEGNGYTEKDIKEVAKALTGWSHYDMYWRMGKTNNERLAYMKKFETPPLFYIVAPEVNIPGVKTVLGKQVDTGDDVLKMLAEHPQTARYICTKLWNWFGYKNPEKAVVDQLAKKWAATQGDIKAVLREMASMDEFFSQKAYRNLVKNPVDYVVGICRAQNASARLLRDFPAGKPYDTPMSQSVMEGTGGLMYFISECGMNLFFAPSVAGWDWHEAWTSTNMLLRRRQFTGILTWYPVDVPGKQEKEYHPDEPVKNVVNEIRKRNPGDVETLVNAFCLVYDCQLSTGQQAVLAKHFEKNGGLNLLKDDRALGWVCTVGLQLLGSAPEFHLC from the coding sequence ATGTCCAACCTCACGGATCGCCAGAAGATCGGCCACCTGCTCCGACGGTTTGGCTTTGGTGCTTCAACCTGGGAAATGGCCGAGTACGAACCGCTCGGTGTCCAGGGGACAATTGACCGATTGCTCAACTGGGAAGACGAATCCATTGGCGACCCTTTGCAGTTCGCTTACCGGGACAAAGAAGACGCCGAGCCTGGCGGCTACCGGTTCCGGCTTTGGTGGCTGGTGCAGATGGTGGCTACCAAGCACCCCCTGAGGGAAAAGCTTGCCTTGTTTTGGCATGACCATTTTGCCGTGAATGAAGAGGATGTCCAACACGGCCTTGCCATGCTGGATTACCTGGAAAGGATCCGTCGAAATCCGGCTGGGAAATTCGGCGGCATCTTGGACACCATGGCCAAGAGCCCGGCGGTCATGCGGCAGTTAAACGTCGAGATGATCAGCCGTGCCATCCCCAATGAGAATTTCGCCCGGGAACTCTTGGAACTCTACACGCTGGGGGAAGGGAACGGCTACACCGAAAAAGACATCAAAGAAGTCGCAAAGGCCTTGACCGGGTGGTCCCATTACGATATGTATTGGCGGATGGGGAAGACGAACAACGAACGACTCGCCTACATGAAGAAGTTCGAAACCCCGCCCCTCTTCTACATCGTTGCCCCAGAAGTGAACATCCCTGGGGTGAAAACGGTCTTGGGCAAGCAAGTGGACACCGGCGACGATGTTTTGAAAATGTTGGCGGAGCATCCGCAGACGGCCCGTTACATCTGCACCAAGCTGTGGAATTGGTTTGGATACAAGAACCCGGAGAAGGCAGTTGTGGATCAGTTGGCCAAGAAGTGGGCGGCTACCCAAGGAGATATCAAGGCCGTGCTCAGGGAAATGGCCTCAATGGACGAGTTCTTTTCTCAAAAGGCCTACCGGAACCTTGTCAAGAACCCGGTCGATTATGTTGTCGGGATCTGCCGGGCCCAAAACGCCTCGGCCCGGCTCTTGCGAGATTTCCCGGCAGGCAAGCCGTACGACACCCCGATGAGCCAAAGCGTGATGGAAGGTACCGGGGGGCTCATGTACTTCATCAGCGAATGCGGAATGAATCTGTTCTTTGCTCCTTCGGTTGCCGGGTGGGATTGGCATGAGGCCTGGACCAGCACCAACATGCTGCTGCGCCGTCGCCAATTCACGGGAATCCTCACCTGGTATCCGGTGGATGTCCCCGGCAAACAGGAAAAGGAGTACCACCCCGACGAGCCGGTCAAAAATGTGGTCAACGAAATCCGGAAACGCAATCCCGGAGATGTCGAGACGCTGGTTAACGCGTTCTGCTTGGTTTATGATTGTCAGCTTTCAACCGGACAGCAGGCGGTGCTGGCCAAGCATTTTGAAAAGAATGGCGGTTTGAACCTGCTCAAGGACGACCGGGCCCTCGGTTGGGTTTGCACCGTCGGGTTGCAACTCCTTGGGTCTGCGCCAGAATTCCACCTTTGTTGA
- a CDS encoding LmeA family phospholipid-binding protein — translation MGLLGLFFLGGGLFFADQQKGHFERKAASDILAKMTGQIGQVSVKVDPTLAGGIDGSLHSATITASGFGLDQLPLFTEPDRSKSGRIGNLQLRLTDFTLRKLRVAELSADIPDCRYDFGLAKSRGQIRLSQSGVGEGWVKLREQDLADYIVKKYREIKRCTVKLDGDTVWVEGYGEFLIVNTEFAVISQIRVEGGDKLMLTNTRVYFDWLPAEPEAVQGILKIMNPVVDLRKDLGLYDAVEVQKVKIRGGFLTAWGKTKIPIRPTDEEPPDFRK, via the coding sequence ATGGGACTGCTCGGGCTCTTCTTTCTCGGTGGCGGATTGTTTTTTGCCGACCAGCAAAAGGGCCACTTTGAGCGCAAGGCAGCATCCGACATCCTCGCCAAGATGACCGGGCAAATTGGACAAGTTTCCGTGAAGGTGGATCCGACCCTGGCCGGAGGCATCGACGGCAGTTTGCATTCCGCCACAATCACCGCCAGCGGGTTCGGTTTAGACCAACTTCCTCTTTTTACGGAACCGGACCGCTCCAAATCCGGGCGCATTGGCAACCTGCAGTTGAGGCTGACTGATTTCACGCTCCGCAAACTCAGAGTCGCCGAACTTTCGGCCGATATCCCCGACTGCCGCTATGACTTTGGTTTGGCAAAATCACGGGGGCAAATCCGGTTGAGCCAAAGCGGGGTCGGGGAAGGGTGGGTCAAGCTCCGGGAACAAGACCTGGCCGACTACATCGTCAAAAAGTACCGCGAGATCAAACGCTGCACCGTGAAACTCGATGGGGACACTGTTTGGGTTGAAGGGTATGGCGAGTTTTTGATTGTCAACACGGAATTCGCGGTCATCTCCCAAATCCGGGTGGAAGGCGGGGACAAACTGATGCTGACCAACACCCGGGTTTACTTTGATTGGCTTCCCGCCGAGCCAGAGGCCGTCCAAGGCATCCTGAAAATCATGAACCCGGTTGTGGACCTCCGCAAAGATTTGGGGCTCTATGATGCTGTCGAAGTCCAAAAGGTGAAGATTCGGGGCGGATTCTTGACCGCCTGGGGCAAGACCAAAATCCCAATCCGGCCAACTGACGAAGAACCGCCAGACTTCCGAAAATAG
- a CDS encoding glycosyltransferase family 2 protein, whose translation MSAPDPALAVSVIVPAYNEEDTIREVVDRLLALPLSLEVVVVNDGSKDRTGQILAEFGERIKLITNPEPGGKGNAIRTGLPSCTGEVVIIQDADLEYRPEEIPALVAPILEGQANVVYGSRFTRGLIRGMAWPNKLVNLMLRYAVKLLYGQKLTDEATCYKAFRRNLLVDMGLQCQRFEFCPEATAKAIRMGETIKELPISYEPRSKEAGKKIRWTDAPEAFLTLWKYRAWRR comes from the coding sequence ATGTCCGCCCCTGATCCTGCATTGGCCGTCTCTGTGATCGTGCCGGCCTACAATGAGGAGGACACGATCCGCGAGGTTGTCGACCGGCTCCTCGCGCTCCCTTTGAGCCTCGAAGTTGTGGTTGTGAATGACGGAAGCAAAGACCGCACGGGCCAGATCCTTGCGGAATTCGGCGAAAGGATTAAGTTAATCACCAACCCGGAACCCGGCGGTAAAGGCAACGCCATTCGGACCGGGCTCCCGTCGTGCACGGGCGAAGTTGTGATCATCCAAGATGCCGACCTGGAATACCGCCCCGAGGAAATCCCGGCCTTGGTTGCCCCAATCCTCGAGGGGCAGGCAAATGTCGTTTATGGCAGCCGCTTCACCCGCGGATTGATCCGCGGCATGGCTTGGCCCAATAAGCTAGTCAACCTCATGCTCAGGTATGCCGTGAAGCTCCTTTACGGTCAAAAGCTGACCGACGAAGCTACGTGCTACAAGGCATTCCGACGCAACCTGCTGGTTGACATGGGACTCCAATGCCAACGGTTCGAATTCTGCCCTGAGGCCACAGCGAAAGCCATCCGGATGGGCGAGACGATCAAAGAACTGCCCATCAGCTACGAACCCAGGTCAAAAGAAGCTGGGAAAAAGATCCGGTGGACCGATGCGCCAGAGGCGTTCCTCACCCTTTGGAAGTACCGGGCTTGGCGCCGGTGA
- a CDS encoding dihydroorotase, with protein MEHFDLVVRGGTLVSPRGLNRGDVGIRAGKVAAVGDLAGSSRTTEVNASGLHVFPGAIDTQVHFREPGMEHKEDLATGTLAAICGGVTTIFEMPNTNPATTTADALADKLDRAKGRCHCDYGFFVGASGSNIRDLPQLEMLPGTPGVKMFAGSSTGDLLVESLEDQLGVMQHGKRPMAIHSELESRLRERKSLFGESPHVRMHPEIRDAEAARLSTQRLIALCEESKRPIHILHISTMEELPLLADAKKRGLPVTCEVTPHHLTLNDAAYETLGTLVQMNPPVRSESHRLALWKAVKEGLFDVFGSDHAPHTLEEKSKSYPLSPSGMPGVQTLFPVMVDWALKGEVELTQLCHMLMERPAELYGIKGKGRIEAGYDADLVIVDTRAKSIVRNLDMKSKCGWTPYDGMELHGRIEHVFLRGQAQVMDGECLAKAIGEPATYIWK; from the coding sequence ATGGAGCATTTCGACCTTGTTGTCCGCGGAGGGACATTGGTATCGCCTCGCGGCCTGAATCGCGGCGACGTGGGCATCCGGGCCGGAAAAGTCGCCGCTGTCGGCGATCTCGCGGGATCATCCAGGACGACCGAAGTCAACGCATCTGGACTCCACGTTTTCCCAGGGGCAATCGACACTCAGGTCCATTTCCGTGAGCCCGGGATGGAGCACAAAGAGGATCTTGCCACCGGGACGCTTGCCGCAATCTGCGGCGGGGTCACTACGATTTTTGAAATGCCCAATACCAATCCGGCGACAACCACCGCCGATGCCCTGGCCGACAAACTCGACCGGGCCAAAGGCCGGTGCCACTGCGATTACGGGTTTTTTGTGGGAGCCTCAGGTTCAAACATCCGCGACCTGCCCCAATTGGAAATGTTGCCCGGCACGCCGGGGGTCAAAATGTTTGCCGGCAGTTCGACCGGTGACTTGCTGGTGGAATCGTTAGAAGACCAACTCGGAGTCATGCAGCATGGAAAGCGCCCAATGGCGATCCATTCCGAGCTGGAGAGCCGATTGAGGGAGCGGAAGTCCCTCTTTGGCGAATCTCCCCATGTGCGGATGCATCCAGAAATTCGCGATGCCGAAGCGGCCCGGCTCAGCACGCAAAGGCTCATTGCCCTTTGCGAGGAGTCCAAGAGGCCAATCCACATCCTGCACATCTCGACGATGGAGGAGTTACCGCTTTTGGCCGATGCCAAAAAGCGGGGGCTCCCCGTGACCTGCGAGGTCACTCCGCACCACCTGACCCTCAACGACGCGGCGTATGAAACCTTGGGCACCCTCGTGCAAATGAACCCGCCGGTCCGGTCCGAGTCACACCGGCTCGCACTCTGGAAGGCGGTGAAAGAGGGCCTCTTCGACGTTTTTGGGAGCGACCACGCCCCGCACACGCTCGAAGAGAAATCAAAATCCTATCCCCTTTCTCCAAGCGGCATGCCGGGTGTGCAAACGTTGTTCCCCGTCATGGTGGACTGGGCCCTGAAAGGGGAGGTTGAATTGACCCAGCTCTGCCACATGCTTATGGAACGGCCGGCCGAGCTCTACGGGATCAAAGGAAAGGGCCGGATCGAGGCTGGTTATGACGCAGACTTGGTCATTGTGGACACCCGCGCCAAATCGATTGTCAGGAATTTGGACATGAAGAGCAAATGCGGATGGACCCCTTACGATGGAATGGAACTCCACGGTCGGATCGAGCACGTTTTTTTGAGGGGACAGGCTCAAGTGATGGATGGAGAATGCCTTGCCAAGGCCATTGGAGAGCCGGCCACCTACATTTGGAAGTGA
- a CDS encoding GNAT family N-acetyltransferase, whose amino-acid sequence MEIGPGFKETLVLADGGEVQLRLVAETDGPAFVAGLELCSDRTIYNRFMGTKPRFSDSELRYLTRVDPDHHVAIVGFQTGKLVAVGRMVRYAHRADAADFGLIVADAWQGNGLGKHLLNRLTDAAKERGISYLCGEMFATNTAMFALVDGHPYYTDWILDGSTASFEIDLRSPKSG is encoded by the coding sequence GTGGAGATCGGGCCTGGATTCAAAGAAACCTTGGTGCTTGCAGACGGGGGAGAGGTGCAACTCCGACTGGTCGCCGAGACCGATGGACCGGCCTTCGTTGCCGGACTCGAGCTTTGTAGCGACCGAACGATCTACAACCGGTTTATGGGTACCAAGCCCCGTTTCAGCGACTCAGAGCTGCGGTACCTGACGCGGGTTGACCCCGATCACCACGTGGCCATCGTCGGGTTCCAAACCGGAAAGCTTGTCGCCGTCGGTCGCATGGTCAGGTACGCGCACCGGGCCGATGCCGCGGATTTCGGGTTGATCGTGGCCGACGCTTGGCAAGGGAACGGCTTGGGCAAACACCTGCTGAACCGGTTGACTGATGCAGCAAAGGAACGCGGGATTTCTTACCTTTGCGGGGAGATGTTCGCCACGAACACGGCCATGTTTGCCCTTGTCGATGGCCACCCCTATTATACGGACTGGATTTTGGATGGGTCGACCGCATCGTTTGAAATCGACTTGCGGTCGCCAAAATCAGGGTGA
- a CDS encoding S9 family peptidase, whose protein sequence is MRCHRCLALLLAGLSAIVFADTGLELATQRETDLRFDDLFPRRSAFGSTARLLGWSHDDRYLAYAWNPFRVIGNDLWLYDSKTGKSIQVTSPQTFLPFDGDIPDALKQFEEDEKRWQEWEKLSDTEFRQAQQDYQEKQQKERTPRKSYGGPSSIEWAHNSDEFLMTYKGDIYRWKVGEKSPVRLTDTSDGETNVEYLPDDKGFVFQRGSAVYRMRFDGPSVVQLSPSLDGGKAFGGYRISPDGNWMMVFASKDVPGTRMVDYITYRGRFAEAKKTERGVADDDFLGESYLYLYDIRESTIADKSKKNEPFEIWKWKGGEQWEETSIADKPWSKDGKRFVFGSWKRDEKELKINEVDIDAKKVTEIYKGTSDGEHRTPSMADPFYAPDDKSVVCLLDKSGWRQMHLLDGKGGERQLTFGEFETYPLQISADGKGVLATSSKEELSRADVYRIDLASLEMRRLSTMDGVHTTPVFAHKSDRYGSIFSSWSQMREMVVHDGKQEQIVTDSHDKAKFWAMIKEKPTLFTYKNRHGDTIHGYQMVPKDMKPGEKRPLFIYVYGGPLGTGNSVVDGSFNSTAYLFAEYLTHTLGYITVTIDPRGQSGYSAAFGRANWDAPGVAQTEDLVDLVKYYDEMGMVDRSRVGINGWSFGGFQTQMCMYTAPEYFTLGIAGAGPTEWQNYNTWYSGGVIGNAPKGKVDEIDKFSLTHIAKNLQSPLLLLHGMEDTNVLFQDTVHVYRKLLQAGKGPLVELCLDPTGSHGLGGDVNTKDRHAVYLAFILKHWEAGRAPAPN, encoded by the coding sequence ATGCGTTGCCATCGATGCTTGGCCCTGCTTTTAGCCGGCCTTTCCGCAATCGTCTTTGCCGATACAGGCTTGGAACTTGCCACCCAGAGGGAAACTGACCTCCGCTTTGACGATCTGTTTCCTCGGCGTTCGGCGTTTGGTTCAACTGCCCGGCTCCTTGGTTGGTCTCACGACGACCGGTACCTTGCCTACGCGTGGAATCCGTTCCGGGTCATCGGGAACGATTTGTGGCTTTACGATTCAAAGACCGGTAAATCGATCCAGGTCACCAGCCCCCAGACCTTCCTGCCGTTCGATGGGGACATCCCGGATGCGCTCAAGCAGTTCGAAGAAGACGAGAAGCGCTGGCAAGAGTGGGAAAAACTATCCGACACCGAATTCCGCCAAGCCCAACAGGATTACCAGGAAAAGCAGCAGAAGGAGCGGACTCCTCGCAAATCCTATGGTGGCCCTTCCTCGATCGAGTGGGCCCACAACTCTGATGAGTTCTTGATGACCTACAAGGGTGACATCTATCGGTGGAAAGTTGGAGAAAAGTCGCCCGTCCGGCTCACCGACACGAGTGACGGCGAAACCAATGTCGAATACCTCCCCGATGACAAGGGGTTCGTCTTCCAGCGGGGTTCCGCCGTGTACCGAATGCGCTTCGACGGCCCGTCGGTGGTGCAGCTTTCGCCGAGCCTCGATGGCGGCAAAGCGTTTGGCGGATACCGCATTTCCCCCGACGGAAACTGGATGATGGTGTTTGCCAGCAAAGATGTGCCAGGTACCCGGATGGTCGATTACATCACCTACCGAGGGAGGTTCGCCGAAGCCAAAAAAACCGAGCGTGGCGTGGCCGATGACGACTTCCTCGGCGAAAGCTACCTGTACCTTTACGATATTCGCGAATCCACGATTGCAGACAAATCCAAGAAAAACGAACCGTTTGAGATCTGGAAATGGAAAGGTGGCGAGCAATGGGAGGAAACATCCATCGCCGACAAGCCTTGGAGCAAGGACGGCAAGAGGTTTGTGTTCGGATCTTGGAAGCGGGACGAGAAGGAACTCAAAATCAATGAAGTCGACATCGATGCCAAAAAGGTAACCGAAATCTACAAGGGCACGAGCGATGGGGAACATCGCACGCCCAGTATGGCCGACCCCTTCTACGCCCCAGATGACAAATCCGTGGTTTGCCTCCTTGATAAATCCGGGTGGCGGCAAATGCACCTCTTGGACGGAAAGGGTGGAGAGCGCCAACTCACGTTCGGCGAGTTCGAAACGTATCCCTTGCAAATCTCAGCCGACGGGAAAGGCGTACTGGCGACTTCCAGTAAGGAAGAGCTCTCCCGCGCCGACGTTTACCGGATCGACCTGGCATCTTTGGAGATGCGGAGGCTTTCGACGATGGACGGTGTTCACACCACCCCGGTGTTTGCGCACAAATCTGACCGTTACGGAAGCATTTTCAGCTCCTGGAGCCAGATGCGTGAAATGGTTGTCCACGACGGGAAGCAAGAACAGATCGTCACGGATTCGCACGACAAAGCCAAGTTCTGGGCGATGATCAAAGAAAAGCCCACTTTGTTCACCTACAAAAACCGCCACGGCGATACGATCCACGGGTACCAGATGGTTCCCAAAGACATGAAACCGGGCGAGAAACGCCCCTTGTTCATCTATGTGTACGGGGGGCCATTGGGGACCGGGAACTCGGTCGTGGACGGTTCGTTCAACTCCACCGCCTACCTGTTTGCCGAGTATCTGACCCACACCCTGGGCTACATCACGGTGACGATCGACCCCCGCGGCCAAAGCGGTTACAGCGCAGCTTTTGGCCGGGCCAACTGGGATGCGCCCGGTGTTGCCCAAACGGAAGACCTCGTCGATTTGGTCAAATACTATGACGAGATGGGGATGGTTGACCGGTCGCGGGTTGGAATCAACGGGTGGTCTTTCGGGGGATTCCAAACCCAGATGTGCATGTACACGGCGCCGGAATACTTCACTTTGGGTATTGCAGGGGCCGGGCCGACCGAGTGGCAAAACTACAACACCTGGTATTCAGGTGGGGTCATCGGCAATGCGCCAAAGGGGAAAGTGGATGAAATCGACAAGTTCTCGCTGACCCACATCGCTAAAAACCTCCAAAGCCCCTTGTTGCTGTTGCATGGCATGGAAGACACGAATGTCTTGTTCCAAGACACGGTCCACGTCTACCGCAAACTGCTGCAAGCGGGCAAAGGGCCGCTTGTGGAGCTGTGCTTGGATCCAACGGGCAGCCACGGCCTTGGCGGGGATGTCAACACCAAAGACCGGCATGCGGTTTATTTGGCGTTCATCCTCAAACATTGGGAAGCTGGCCGCGCGCCTGCTCCGAACTAG
- a CDS encoding DUF4230 domain-containing protein has protein sequence MSRQRIAFVAAGVAAILLVGFGVGRISAPQAGSRSAPLILKEVRLLGDLHLVEHRYQTVISVESHREAPPWTQGVPIVSQAVGGLVESATKNNALVTVQGSVEAGVDLSKAEISGNGSEIAVKLPRARIYPANVDAELHSQTHSIGWDDRNLALKARRVGAERFEAASLKAGILAAAEDRAKDQVAKMFRSSGVESVRIEFVDL, from the coding sequence GTGAGCAGACAGAGGATCGCCTTTGTTGCGGCTGGTGTGGCGGCAATACTCTTGGTCGGGTTCGGCGTTGGTCGGATCTCGGCACCGCAGGCTGGTTCAAGGTCCGCACCGCTGATCCTCAAAGAGGTGAGGCTTCTGGGGGATTTGCACCTGGTGGAACACCGGTATCAAACCGTGATCTCGGTCGAAAGCCACCGGGAAGCGCCTCCGTGGACGCAAGGCGTGCCCATTGTCAGCCAGGCTGTTGGAGGATTGGTGGAATCCGCCACAAAGAACAACGCCCTCGTCACCGTTCAGGGATCGGTCGAAGCAGGTGTGGATCTCTCCAAAGCCGAAATTTCCGGCAACGGCAGCGAAATTGCCGTGAAGCTCCCCAGAGCCAGGATCTATCCCGCCAATGTCGATGCCGAACTCCACTCCCAAACTCATTCCATTGGGTGGGATGACCGCAATTTGGCCCTCAAAGCCCGCCGGGTCGGGGCAGAACGGTTTGAAGCCGCCAGTCTGAAGGCCGGCATCTTGGCCGCCGCCGAAGATAGGGCCAAAGATCAGGTCGCCAAGATGTTCCGTTCGTCGGGAGTAGAATCCGTCCGAATCGAGTTTGTGGATTTGTGA
- a CDS encoding L,D-transpeptidase family protein: protein MKGLGLIAIAALAPFAYCQKGPTVVMPSEGDIEGVTFDSARGAVYVPILEFSDAFGLDAHYDSKGKQYTLEGVKIASKITKVLFDGSILVDIKSLDIPNIHVQWDEESNSYQIDTETHFGIVTVPEQWVEVNLTAQRLRAYQGNRLVMETKVSTGKRGYSTPTGEYTAGPEKSRYRTSAKYENAPMPFSVQLRGGYFIHGSSSVPNYPASHGCVRMPLTGMNAARYFYEWVGVGAPITLRYGWSERVAALDSAAKN, encoded by the coding sequence ATGAAAGGCCTTGGACTGATCGCAATCGCCGCTTTGGCTCCGTTCGCCTATTGCCAAAAGGGCCCCACGGTGGTCATGCCGTCGGAAGGGGATATCGAAGGGGTCACCTTTGACTCGGCACGAGGGGCTGTCTATGTCCCGATCTTGGAGTTTAGCGATGCTTTTGGTTTGGATGCCCATTACGATAGCAAGGGCAAACAATACACGCTGGAAGGAGTCAAGATCGCCAGCAAAATCACGAAGGTCTTGTTCGACGGATCCATCTTGGTCGACATCAAAAGCTTGGATATCCCCAATATCCATGTCCAGTGGGATGAGGAGTCAAATTCTTATCAAATCGACACCGAAACCCATTTCGGGATTGTCACAGTCCCCGAACAATGGGTTGAAGTCAACCTGACGGCCCAGCGGCTCCGCGCCTACCAAGGCAACCGATTGGTCATGGAAACAAAGGTCAGCACAGGTAAGCGGGGGTATTCCACGCCAACCGGGGAATATACGGCTGGCCCCGAAAAAAGCCGATACCGCACCAGTGCCAAATACGAAAACGCGCCGATGCCATTCAGCGTCCAACTCCGTGGAGGGTATTTCATCCACGGTTCGTCGAGCGTCCCCAACTACCCGGCTTCCCATGGTTGCGTGCGAATGCCGCTGACCGGGATGAATGCCGCCCGATACTTCTACGAATGGGTTGGGGTCGGGGCTCCCATCACGCTCCGTTATGGGTGGTCCGAAAGGGTTGCCGCCCTAGATTCAGCAGCTAAAAACTGA
- a CDS encoding GNAT family N-acetyltransferase yields MAECHVESVAGLQRACFPEPFPAELLWQASHIRRHLSQFPGGQWVVQLDGQVVASCSNILCRESDWESHKPFHEIAGSLGLEGHVAGGTVLYGIDISVHPGHRRKGLARLLYQSRFGFVRFNKLDRYGTVCRMPGYSASGESDPTHYAELVLGGTLTDATLTPLLRMGLAYKGVIMEYMEDQESGNAGAILEWKP; encoded by the coding sequence ATGGCAGAATGCCATGTTGAGTCGGTCGCGGGTTTGCAGCGGGCTTGTTTCCCCGAGCCGTTCCCAGCGGAACTGCTGTGGCAAGCCAGCCACATCCGACGCCACCTCTCCCAGTTTCCAGGGGGCCAGTGGGTCGTGCAGTTGGATGGGCAGGTTGTTGCCAGCTGCTCGAATATTCTTTGCCGGGAAAGCGACTGGGAATCGCACAAGCCGTTCCACGAAATCGCGGGCAGCTTGGGGTTGGAAGGCCACGTCGCGGGTGGGACTGTGCTCTATGGCATCGATATCTCCGTGCATCCCGGCCATCGGCGGAAAGGATTGGCCCGCCTGCTCTACCAGTCGCGGTTCGGGTTCGTCCGATTCAACAAACTCGATAGGTATGGCACGGTTTGCCGGATGCCGGGTTACTCGGCAAGCGGAGAATCCGACCCCACCCACTATGCCGAGTTGGTCTTGGGAGGAACTTTGACCGATGCGACCCTCACGCCGCTCCTCAGGATGGGCCTGGCATACAAAGGGGTCATCATGGAATACATGGAAGACCAAGAAAGCGGCAATGCGGGAGCAATTCTCGAATGGAAACCGTGA
- a CDS encoding nitroreductase family protein gives MPESFPTIPYQPARKTAESVVESLKEDYRVADGRRTVRHFSTDPVPREAIEWAIRLAGTAPSGAHKQPWHFVAIADPELKSQIRDAAEAEERRFYAEKITPEWRAALAPFGTDFVKTHITDAPWLIAVFRQDYEVLPDGSRAKNYYMTESVGIAVGFLIQALHRAGLATLTHTPAPMTFLREVCGRPQNEKPFMLIPVGYPSGDCRVPDLHRKPLEAISTFYAGQASD, from the coding sequence ATGCCCGAGTCTTTTCCGACCATTCCCTACCAGCCAGCGAGAAAAACGGCCGAAAGCGTGGTCGAGTCTCTCAAAGAGGATTACCGGGTGGCCGATGGGCGGAGGACAGTCCGACACTTTTCGACGGATCCGGTTCCGCGAGAAGCAATCGAATGGGCAATCCGCCTTGCCGGAACCGCGCCCAGCGGGGCACACAAGCAACCATGGCATTTCGTAGCAATAGCCGATCCGGAACTCAAATCCCAGATCCGCGACGCAGCAGAAGCCGAAGAAAGGAGGTTTTATGCCGAAAAGATCACACCCGAGTGGCGAGCGGCCCTGGCCCCGTTTGGCACAGACTTTGTGAAGACGCACATCACAGATGCCCCTTGGCTGATTGCGGTGTTCCGCCAGGATTACGAAGTATTGCCTGATGGCTCACGGGCAAAAAACTACTACATGACGGAAAGCGTGGGCATCGCGGTGGGGTTTTTGATCCAAGCCCTCCACCGTGCCGGGCTTGCCACGCTCACCCACACGCCCGCCCCAATGACGTTCCTGCGCGAAGTGTGCGGCCGGCCTCAGAACGAGAAGCCGTTTATGCTCATCCCCGTCGGGTACCCATCCGGAGACTGCCGGGTACCGGATTTGCACCGTAAGCCTCTGGAAGCGATCTCGACGTTCTATGCCGGCCAAGCCAGCGATTGA